The following coding sequences are from one Methanococcoides orientis window:
- the thiD gene encoding bifunctional hydroxymethylpyrimidine kinase/phosphomethylpyrimidine kinase, with amino-acid sequence MIMEGKNMDEMDVTPVVLTIAGSDSGGGAGIEADIKTFGSLNVHGTCAITSVTSQNTTGVKSAYDLPPSVVSDQIEAVCTDMDVRWAKSGMLSSADIVRSVAKSVKEYGLHIIVDPVMAAEAGGDLLKEDAVSVLKEELLPLSYATTPNIGEAQLLSGITINSREDAKEAAKVIASLGVKNVVITGGHSDAVDLVYESESDLFAEVPGRFIEGGTHGSGCTYSSALTAYLARGYSIVDAAIAAKEFVEYGILLSKNVGKGVSPVNQMGYLQMMATKDDVLNNTEKAVRMLEDSLNFSRLVAEVGCNIAMALPHARKVSDVAAVNGRIVRLQGRPKVVGCVSFGASSHVARIVLAAMEFDPEIRASVNISYSGNVLAVCEDMGLTMSSFSRAEEPEHTHTMDWGVTYAIDSYGRVPAIISDAGGMGKEPMVRVLGRDAIEVASIALEIADRLAALEA; translated from the coding sequence ATGATTATGGAAGGCAAGAACATGGATGAGATGGATGTAACTCCCGTAGTATTGACCATCGCCGGGTCTGATTCCGGCGGTGGGGCAGGTATAGAGGCTGACATCAAGACATTTGGGTCACTTAATGTGCACGGGACATGTGCCATAACCTCAGTAACGTCACAGAACACCACAGGCGTGAAGAGTGCATATGATCTCCCTCCTTCAGTGGTATCTGACCAGATCGAAGCTGTATGCACTGATATGGACGTCAGGTGGGCAAAGTCAGGCATGCTTTCATCCGCTGACATTGTCAGGTCAGTGGCAAAAAGTGTGAAAGAATATGGTCTTCATATCATCGTGGATCCTGTAATGGCCGCAGAGGCTGGCGGGGATCTTCTGAAGGAAGATGCCGTTTCCGTCCTGAAAGAAGAGCTGCTGCCCCTTAGCTATGCTACAACCCCCAACATCGGTGAGGCACAGCTACTTTCCGGCATCACAATAAATTCACGTGAGGATGCCAAAGAAGCGGCAAAGGTTATCGCTTCTCTCGGGGTAAAGAATGTAGTGATCACAGGAGGGCATTCTGATGCAGTGGACCTTGTCTACGAATCTGAAAGTGATCTCTTTGCAGAGGTGCCCGGAAGGTTCATTGAAGGTGGTACCCATGGCTCAGGGTGCACTTACTCCTCAGCACTTACGGCTTATCTTGCAAGAGGCTACTCTATTGTAGATGCTGCCATAGCTGCAAAAGAATTTGTTGAATACGGCATCCTTCTGAGCAAAAATGTCGGTAAGGGTGTATCACCTGTGAATCAGATGGGTTATCTTCAGATGATGGCAACAAAGGATGATGTGTTAAATAATACCGAAAAAGCCGTTAGGATGCTTGAGGACAGTCTCAATTTCTCCAGGCTTGTCGCAGAAGTTGGTTGTAACATAGCAATGGCCCTGCCGCACGCAAGGAAGGTCTCTGATGTTGCTGCTGTCAATGGTAGGATCGTCAGGCTTCAGGGCAGGCCAAAGGTAGTAGGTTGTGTCAGCTTTGGTGCAAGCAGCCATGTTGCAAGGATCGTTCTTGCGGCAATGGAGTTCGATCCGGAGATCCGTGCATCGGTCAACATAAGCTATTCAGGGAACGTGTTGGCTGTCTGTGAGGATATGGGACTTACAATGTCCTCTTTTAGCCGTGCAGAAGAGCCGGAACACACCCATACCATGGACTGGGGTGTGACCTATGCAATTGATTCCTATGGAAGGGTTCCCGCCATTATCTCTGATGCGGGCGGTATGGGAAAAGAACCAATGGTCCGTGTTCTGGGAAGGGATGCAATAGAAGTTGCAAGTATCGCCCTGGAGATCGCAGACCGTCTTGCAGCTCTGGAGGCTTAA
- a CDS encoding universal stress protein — protein sequence MVNKEYNKILIATDGSENAEKAARSGVKIAALSGAKVLALYVVEMETVGVTPEAVHRDYVASMKMAVTEHMTREQWHEFARVADEMWKTERHKHLEEKGNAVTSYVEDLCKELGAEFEPRVEEGHPANVILDIAEKENVDLLVIGTLGKTADGRFRLGSVAEKVIRNSPTELLVVR from the coding sequence ATGGTTAATAAAGAGTACAACAAAATATTGATAGCTACCGACGGTTCTGAGAATGCAGAGAAAGCTGCAAGATCAGGAGTGAAGATAGCAGCTTTAAGCGGTGCTAAAGTACTTGCACTTTATGTTGTTGAGATGGAGACCGTAGGTGTTACTCCTGAAGCCGTCCACAGGGACTACGTCGCATCAATGAAAATGGCGGTCACCGAACACATGACCAGGGAACAATGGCATGAATTTGCCCGGGTGGCAGATGAGATGTGGAAAACCGAAAGGCACAAGCACCTCGAAGAGAAAGGCAATGCGGTTACATCCTATGTAGAAGACCTTTGCAAAGAGCTTGGCGCAGAGTTCGAACCCCGCGTAGAGGAGGGGCATCCTGCAAACGTTATTCTTGATATTGCAGAGAAAGAGAACGTGGACCTTTTGGTTATCGGGACACTTGGAAAGACCGCTGACGGCAGGTTCAGGCTTGGAAGTGTTGCGGAAAAGGTGATAAGAAATTCACCGACAGAACTTCTGGTCGTCAGATAA
- a CDS encoding valine--tRNA ligase, whose amino-acid sequence MAIPKEYDSNEIEVKWQDTWDMSMYHFDWKDESRPQYIIDTPPPYPTGNFHIGNSLNWCYIDFVARYKRMQGFNVMFPQGWDCHGLPTEVKVEEIHGITKNQIPRTEFRKLCEEMTVGNIEKMRATMLRLGFSTDWSNEFITMDPDYYVKTQRSFVKMKEMGRLYQSEHPVNWCPRCETAIAFAEVEYDARDTKLNFLHFDKLEIATTRPELLAACVAVAINPDDERYNENIGQTVKVPLFGHDVKVIGDKDVDPAFGTGVVMICTFGDKQDVRWWAEHDLPLRKAIDKNGLITEIAGKYAGMTIPECKAAIIEDLKKEGYLYDQKTLDQNVGMCWRCKTPIEILSERQWFVKIDNEDILKTADEIEWLPEYMKVRLQNWTGTMEWDWCISRQRIFATPIPVWYCKKCGEVMVAEEEWLPMDPTQEQPPVACKCGSTDFEAEEDVLDTWMDSSLTALHVAGWLSDKEMRNPTQLRPQGHDIIRTWAFYSILRSKALTGEKPWDSILVNGMVLGEDGHKMSKSLGNIISPEEVIAKYSADSFRQWAAVGGSTGSDVMFRWKDVVSASRFFTKMWSIYRFSMSHLEENLSDIVNTKPEDLAIIDKWLLSNLNKLIVSVTESLDAYQFDEAYKSIRGFAWEILADNYIELVKSRLYGDDENARKAAQYTLYQAIDALSRMLAPFAPFFAEEMYSRIGEGSVHAQAWPEVDESLISESIEKDGELIKEIASNVRRYKSESGMALNAPLEKIEVYGTLGDASDLIGVTNSTVEIIEGEPDFEHVPVNIKPNMGIIGPKFRKQAGAIIKTLTSMDPVEVADIASKGNINITVDGEDIELEPESVVIEKEVISAGRAVDVLDVNGTVVVIVR is encoded by the coding sequence ATGGCGATTCCTAAAGAATACGATTCTAATGAAATTGAAGTAAAATGGCAGGACACCTGGGATATGTCTATGTATCATTTTGACTGGAAGGATGAAAGCCGTCCACAGTACATAATAGATACACCACCACCATATCCTACAGGAAATTTCCACATCGGGAATTCACTCAACTGGTGTTACATCGATTTCGTTGCACGATACAAGAGAATGCAGGGATTCAATGTAATGTTCCCACAGGGTTGGGACTGTCACGGCCTTCCTACCGAAGTAAAGGTAGAGGAGATCCACGGCATTACCAAGAACCAGATACCACGTACCGAGTTCAGAAAACTATGCGAGGAGATGACAGTCGGCAACATCGAGAAGATGCGCGCCACAATGCTTCGCCTCGGATTCTCCACTGACTGGAGCAATGAGTTCATCACAATGGACCCTGACTACTATGTCAAGACCCAGAGATCCTTTGTCAAGATGAAGGAAATGGGACGCTTATACCAGTCAGAGCACCCTGTGAACTGGTGTCCAAGATGTGAAACAGCTATTGCTTTTGCTGAGGTCGAATACGATGCAAGGGATACAAAACTGAACTTCCTGCACTTCGACAAACTGGAAATAGCAACCACAAGACCTGAATTGCTTGCAGCATGTGTGGCAGTTGCCATCAATCCTGATGACGAGAGATACAATGAGAATATCGGACAGACCGTGAAGGTACCATTGTTCGGCCACGATGTAAAGGTCATCGGGGACAAGGATGTAGATCCGGCATTTGGCACAGGTGTTGTCATGATCTGTACCTTTGGTGACAAGCAGGATGTCAGATGGTGGGCAGAGCACGATCTTCCACTGAGGAAGGCCATTGACAAGAACGGCCTCATCACAGAGATCGCAGGCAAGTATGCAGGCATGACAATTCCTGAATGCAAGGCAGCTATCATTGAGGACCTTAAGAAGGAAGGATACCTCTATGACCAGAAAACACTCGACCAGAATGTCGGTATGTGCTGGAGATGCAAGACCCCCATTGAGATCCTTTCCGAGCGCCAGTGGTTCGTGAAGATCGATAATGAGGACATACTCAAGACCGCCGATGAGATCGAGTGGTTGCCTGAGTACATGAAGGTAAGGCTCCAGAACTGGACAGGAACCATGGAATGGGACTGGTGTATCTCACGCCAGAGGATATTTGCAACACCAATACCTGTCTGGTACTGTAAGAAATGTGGAGAGGTCATGGTAGCAGAAGAAGAATGGTTACCAATGGACCCTACACAGGAACAGCCACCTGTAGCATGTAAATGTGGTTCCACTGACTTCGAAGCAGAAGAAGATGTACTTGACACCTGGATGGACTCTTCCCTCACAGCCCTGCACGTAGCAGGCTGGTTAAGCGACAAGGAGATGAGAAACCCAACACAGCTGCGTCCACAGGGACACGATATCATACGCACATGGGCATTCTACAGTATCCTGCGCTCAAAGGCGCTGACAGGCGAGAAACCCTGGGATTCCATACTTGTCAACGGAATGGTACTTGGAGAAGATGGTCACAAGATGAGCAAGTCACTTGGAAACATCATCTCACCGGAAGAAGTAATTGCAAAGTACAGTGCAGATTCATTCAGGCAGTGGGCTGCCGTAGGTGGCTCCACCGGATCAGATGTTATGTTCAGGTGGAAGGATGTCGTATCAGCATCACGATTCTTTACAAAGATGTGGAGTATCTACCGGTTCTCTATGTCACACCTTGAGGAGAACCTTTCCGACATCGTGAACACCAAACCTGAAGACCTTGCGATCATTGACAAATGGCTTCTGAGCAACCTTAACAAGCTTATCGTGTCAGTAACCGAAAGTCTTGATGCATATCAGTTCGATGAGGCTTACAAGTCCATCAGGGGATTTGCATGGGAGATCCTTGCAGACAACTATATCGAGCTTGTCAAATCCAGACTATACGGAGATGACGAAAATGCCCGTAAAGCTGCACAATACACGCTTTACCAGGCTATCGATGCTCTCTCACGCATGCTTGCACCTTTCGCACCATTCTTTGCTGAAGAGATGTACTCAAGGATCGGAGAAGGCAGCGTACACGCACAGGCCTGGCCGGAAGTTGACGAGTCACTCATCAGTGAATCCATCGAAAAGGACGGGGAGCTCATCAAGGAAATCGCTAGCAATGTCAGAAGATACAAGTCCGAATCAGGCATGGCACTAAATGCTCCTCTTGAGAAAATAGAGGTATACGGCACACTTGGAGACGCTTCCGACCTTATCGGCGTGACGAACTCAACCGTAGAGATCATCGAAGGCGAACCTGACTTTGAGCATGTTCCTGTGAACATCAAGCCGAACATGGGCATCATTGGTCCAAAGTTCAGGAAGCAGGCAGGAGCAATCATCAAGACCCTCACATCAATGGATCCTGTGGAAGTTGCCGACATCGCTTCAAAGGGCAACATCAACATAACAGTTGATGGCGAGGATATTGAACTTGAGCCTGAAAGTGTTGTAATTGAGAAAGAGGTCATCTCTGCCGGCAGGGCTGTGGATGTTCTTGATGTCAATGGTACGGTCGTAGTGATAGTCCGCTGA
- a CDS encoding response regulator transcription factor — protein sequence MSAEETDEIMGTLCKELTTKNALLLAPINVFSERMIYHYTHSAMKFDPSRNIVWLCLKTSRKHVLEKFEEYGLEVDEFMERMWFIDTEGPGKNDPNTFYCNSVTDYIKIGSHTSKIFGQKPGSILVLDDLTVLSKDNLQIVENFIKFLERNVRENQGSIISMLGKGALPAETEGLMRSFFEVIIDITEQGKLHTDIGMNILDARYTIVDGKIDLSYSQKKMQKERLKILVVDDEPDIPELIRLSLATEPYDFLIAYSGEEAVKKAIEEVPDLILLDIMMPDMDGYEVVEKLKQNSDAQDIAVIMVSAKTEVEDKLKGMQLGIDDYISKPFDKREINARIKMVMKRFGWEPKETDSN from the coding sequence ATGTCTGCAGAAGAAACTGATGAGATCATGGGCACGCTTTGTAAGGAACTAACCACAAAGAATGCATTATTGTTAGCACCGATCAATGTGTTCAGTGAAAGGATGATCTATCATTACACGCATTCTGCAATGAAGTTTGATCCTTCGCGCAACATTGTATGGCTTTGCCTTAAGACCTCCAGGAAGCATGTTCTTGAAAAATTTGAAGAATACGGTCTTGAAGTCGATGAGTTTATGGAAAGAATGTGGTTCATTGATACAGAGGGACCTGGCAAGAACGATCCTAATACATTTTATTGCAATTCTGTGACAGATTACATAAAGATCGGTTCACATACATCAAAGATATTTGGTCAAAAACCCGGATCTATCCTCGTTCTTGACGACCTTACAGTACTTTCCAAGGACAACCTGCAGATAGTAGAGAATTTTATTAAATTCCTTGAACGAAACGTTCGTGAAAATCAGGGCAGTATCATCTCCATGCTTGGAAAAGGCGCCCTTCCGGCTGAGACCGAAGGCCTGATGCGATCTTTCTTTGAAGTGATCATTGATATTACGGAACAGGGTAAATTGCATACAGACATCGGAATGAACATTCTTGATGCCCGCTATACCATCGTTGATGGAAAGATCGACCTGAGCTACAGTCAGAAAAAGATGCAAAAGGAAAGACTGAAGATCCTCGTCGTGGACGACGAACCAGATATTCCTGAACTGATCAGACTCTCACTTGCCACAGAACCCTACGATTTCCTGATAGCATATAGCGGAGAAGAAGCTGTAAAGAAAGCCATCGAAGAAGTCCCCGACCTGATCCTGCTGGATATCATGATGCCGGACATGGATGGATATGAGGTCGTAGAGAAACTCAAGCAGAACAGCGATGCCCAGGATATTGCAGTCATAATGGTCTCTGCAAAGACAGAGGTAGAGGACAAGCTCAAAGGTATGCAGCTTGGAATCGATGACTACATCTCAAAACCATTTGATAAAAGAGAGATCAATGCCCGTATCAAGATGGTCATGAAAAGGTTTGGATGGGAACCAAAAGAAACAGATTCCAACTAA
- the alaS gene encoding alanine--tRNA ligase, which yields MLEDEYQIDFFSDNGFIRKQCPKCGKYFWTRDQERSTCGDAPCDPYSFIGNPVFKKKMELADMREFYLKFFEEQDHTRIDRYPVIARWRDDIYLTIASIADFQPFVTSGQVPPPANPLTISQPCIRLSDLDAVGRSGRHLTTFEMMAHHAFNNQKKEIYWKDHTLELCDGLLNSLGADPMAVTYKEEPWAGGGNAGPCVETLIGGLEVATLVFMDLKQDKKGDINIKGDQYSKMDNYIVDTGYGLERFVWASKGSPTIYDAVFPGIVNELMGLAGIEHELENEEYTNILSQNARLAGLMDVSEKANLFELRKQVASSIGTTVEKLSSIMEPVESVYAITDHTRCLTFMLGDGGIPSNVKAGYLARLVIRRTLRMMKDLDIKIPISEIVQMHIDNLPEYPEFQENFDVIEDILAHEERKFADTLDRGRRMMEKSAKHYKKSGEKIPLETIIDMYDSQGIPPEISKSVASEVGVEVDLPDNFYSLVADKHSKSEEKEEKVIPFADRIAKLPKTKRLFYDEPNRMEFEGVVLDIFEKHIVLDNTLLYPEGGGQPADHGTLTVEDVVLNVVDTQIYNGVVVHTIDNIEDELHIRKGDLVVGRVDEERRMAHARHHTATHIINDAARDVLGSHIWQAGAQKFRDRARLDLSHYKRITQEELDQIELIANRTVMENKRVLSDWMDRTEAEQKYGFRLYQGGVPPGKMIRVMQVGNDIEACAGTHCTNTGLVGPIKILKTERIQDGVERLEYAAGEAAIKAMQDLETLVRDSSETLRVSAEQLPSTIERFFDEWKDLKKENTKLKDELAHVRVSQLITDAETINGIRVIAKAVTHADSDELTKTAGELTQENDVVAVLISEMDGVKIVAAAGDEAVKNGVNVGLIVKEMSAIVGGGGGGRPNMARGGGTDPSNMTGALDRGIELLKEQLD from the coding sequence ATGCTTGAAGATGAATATCAAATCGATTTTTTCTCTGATAACGGATTTATCAGAAAACAGTGTCCTAAATGTGGAAAATACTTCTGGACACGAGACCAGGAAAGGTCAACATGCGGAGATGCACCATGCGACCCGTATTCATTCATAGGCAATCCTGTATTCAAGAAAAAGATGGAACTTGCCGACATGCGGGAGTTCTACCTTAAATTTTTTGAGGAACAGGATCACACCCGTATTGACAGATACCCGGTCATTGCCAGATGGAGAGACGACATTTACCTGACAATTGCATCAATTGCCGACTTCCAGCCATTTGTAACATCCGGACAGGTACCACCACCGGCAAACCCACTCACAATTTCCCAGCCATGCATCAGGCTTTCTGACCTCGATGCTGTGGGAAGAAGTGGCAGGCACCTTACCACTTTTGAAATGATGGCACACCATGCCTTCAACAATCAGAAGAAAGAGATATACTGGAAAGACCACACCCTTGAACTGTGTGACGGGCTTCTCAACTCTCTTGGTGCAGACCCAATGGCCGTCACATACAAAGAAGAACCATGGGCAGGCGGCGGAAATGCAGGACCGTGTGTGGAGACACTTATCGGCGGACTTGAGGTTGCAACTCTTGTTTTCATGGATCTGAAGCAGGACAAAAAGGGAGACATAAACATCAAGGGTGACCAGTATTCCAAGATGGATAATTACATCGTGGATACCGGATACGGCCTTGAGAGGTTCGTGTGGGCATCAAAGGGTTCACCTACCATCTATGATGCAGTCTTCCCCGGCATTGTGAACGAGCTAATGGGACTTGCAGGTATCGAGCATGAGCTTGAGAACGAAGAGTACACCAATATCCTTTCACAGAATGCACGCCTGGCAGGGCTCATGGATGTCAGTGAGAAAGCAAACCTGTTCGAATTGAGGAAGCAGGTCGCATCCAGCATCGGAACCACCGTCGAAAAGCTCAGTTCCATAATGGAACCTGTGGAAAGCGTCTACGCAATCACAGATCACACAAGATGCCTCACATTCATGCTCGGTGACGGCGGCATACCATCAAATGTCAAGGCAGGATACCTTGCAAGGCTTGTCATACGCAGGACACTCAGGATGATGAAAGACCTTGACATCAAGATCCCGATCTCTGAGATCGTTCAGATGCATATCGACAACCTGCCGGAATATCCGGAATTCCAGGAGAACTTCGATGTCATAGAGGATATTCTGGCCCACGAGGAACGCAAGTTCGCGGACACACTTGACCGTGGCAGGAGAATGATGGAGAAATCTGCCAAACATTACAAGAAGAGTGGAGAAAAGATCCCTCTTGAGACCATAATCGACATGTATGACAGTCAGGGAATCCCACCAGAGATCTCAAAATCTGTTGCATCAGAGGTCGGTGTGGAAGTAGACCTTCCGGACAATTTCTATTCACTGGTAGCAGATAAGCACAGCAAGTCCGAAGAGAAAGAAGAAAAGGTCATTCCTTTTGCAGACAGGATCGCAAAGTTGCCAAAGACAAAGCGCCTGTTCTATGACGAGCCCAACAGGATGGAGTTCGAAGGTGTTGTCCTCGACATATTTGAGAAGCATATCGTACTTGACAATACTCTCCTCTACCCGGAGGGCGGCGGACAGCCAGCTGATCACGGAACATTGACCGTTGAGGATGTTGTACTTAATGTGGTGGACACCCAGATCTACAACGGAGTGGTGGTCCATACCATTGATAATATCGAGGATGAACTGCACATCAGAAAAGGTGACCTTGTGGTCGGCAGGGTTGATGAAGAGCGCCGTATGGCACATGCAAGACATCACACTGCAACCCACATAATCAATGATGCTGCAAGGGATGTCCTTGGAAGCCATATCTGGCAGGCAGGTGCCCAGAAGTTCAGGGACAGGGCGCGCCTTGACCTTTCACACTACAAACGTATCACACAGGAAGAGCTGGACCAGATCGAGCTGATCGCAAACCGTACAGTCATGGAGAACAAACGTGTGCTTAGTGACTGGATGGACAGGACAGAGGCAGAACAGAAATACGGATTCCGCCTTTACCAGGGTGGTGTACCCCCAGGAAAGATGATACGCGTCATGCAGGTAGGCAATGACATCGAGGCATGTGCAGGTACCCACTGTACGAACACAGGACTTGTGGGACCGATCAAGATACTGAAGACCGAACGCATACAGGACGGTGTCGAACGTCTGGAATATGCTGCGGGAGAAGCTGCTATCAAAGCAATGCAGGATCTCGAAACACTTGTGCGCGATTCATCCGAAACACTGCGCGTATCAGCAGAACAACTGCCATCTACTATCGAGAGGTTCTTTGACGAATGGAAGGACCTCAAGAAAGAGAACACAAAGCTCAAAGACGAACTTGCTCATGTAAGAGTAAGCCAGCTGATCACAGACGCTGAGACCATCAACGGCATCAGGGTGATCGCAAAGGCGGTCACGCATGCAGATAGCGATGAACTTACAAAAACAGCTGGTGAACTGACACAGGAGAACGATGTCGTTGCTGTGCTGATAAGCGAGATGGACGGTGTTAAGATCGTGGCAGCAGCTGGCGATGAAGCTGTTAAGAACGGCGTCAACGTTGGCCTGATCGTCAAAGAGATGTCCGCAATTGTCGGAGGCGGTGGCGGAGGACGTCCTAACATGGCCCGCGGCGGAGGAACTGACCCATCAAACATGACCGGCGCCCTGGATCGTGGCATTGAGCTGTTAAAAGAACAGCTCGACTGA